The window NNNNNNNNNNNNNNNNNNNNNNNNNNNNNNNNNNNNNNNNNNNNNNNNNNNNNNNNNNNNNNNNNNNNNNNNNNNNNNNttcttcttttttttttttttttaacgttccCCTGGAAAGTGCTCCCCTACTGTATGGTGTTCATGTttcgaaggggaaaacagGAAGGCACCCTTACCCCAAAGTTTGGAGAAATACTTTGCAATTTGTGCGATGCGAAAAAGGGAGGATTACAAAAGGGCACTTCCGCGTTGAAGTTGTTCCCTGCTCGATGAAGTTGATCCTTTTTGTTGCCAATTTTAGTATCGCGAAAAAGTGGGGGTTTGCAAGAGGTGCATGGGGTTACATCGTTCGAAGGCTTCCTCGGCGGATTGCTTAattgccccctttttcgtgCGCACAGTGGGCCAAGCCACTGCGGGGGGCGGAAACGAACCAGTTCACTTCTTAACACGTTTGGGTGGGTAAAATGGAGAGACAGGTGTGTACGTGTAAATGCATGCGTTCAtgaatgaaattttaaaaataagggaaaaataGGGGAGCAAAATAGGAGAGCAAAATaggagagcaaaaaaaggagagaaaaataggagagctccccaaaaaaatgagagctGAAAAGTAGATAGCTTAAAAAACGGCTGGACAGCTATGCCGCAGGGCGATATATGCACAGCTTGCACTCAAGTTGACTAAGCACTGGGAAGCCACCCACTGGTTTGTTTACTTATTGCCTGGAATTAAGTTTGGGTTCTTTTTCCATAGTTCAGATATATGATAAAGGTTTCTGAAAACATCGTAAGACATGTCTGAAATGTGATACTTATCGAAGTTTgcgtttctctttttaacttcattttCCATGCTGAGCATAACGTCCTTTAGCTTTGGAGGATCTGGTTTTCCCGACTTGAAACTTTGggccatatttttttccgacATTCGATTTACTGTATCCATAATTTCTTTAGTCAGCTGGGCATGCTTATTTGCAGCAACTTGCATTTTATATTCCTCGGACTGATGATTCTGTTCATGATGAcgctgttcctttt of the Plasmodium cynomolgi strain B DNA, chromosome 7, whole genome shotgun sequence genome contains:
- a CDS encoding early transcribed membrane protein (ETRAMP;~putative) produces the protein MKITKVLLTMAVFVALDSLTPCTCKNLFLEKVKENLDAFDKNMKKKDFKKKVIISSAILGAAILANVLAGIGYYNYKKKEQRHHEQNHQSEEYKMQVAANKHAQLTKEIMDTVNRMSEKNMAQSFKSGKPDPPKLKDVMLSMENEVKKRNANFDKYHISDMSYDVFRNLYHISELWKKNPNLIPGNK